From one Brachypodium distachyon strain Bd21 chromosome 4, Brachypodium_distachyon_v3.0, whole genome shotgun sequence genomic stretch:
- the LOC104584875 gene encoding uncharacterized protein LOC104584875: protein MKPHRWQDACTPCSRKAAAAGASEYTQGRIDRGIEYGMGAGDGSSGWRSSGCRSTGATMSVTPHRAAPAAASINIYVNNNVQGVTNSVLVGSRVVMRDPGARVVIPARRPRRAGRLGFRNRKQQKLKTKMAAAAAMWAAAAAAVMVCLAIAVVMLGANCR from the exons ATGAAGCCACACAGGTGGCAAGATGCCTGCACTCCATGCAGCCGCAAG GCAGCTGCAGCTGGAGCTAGCGAATATACACAAGGAAGAATTGATCGAGGGATCGAGTACGGTATGGGTGCCGGAGATGGCTCGTCGGGCTGGAGGTCGTCGGGGTGCAGGAGCACGGGGGCGACGATGTCGGTGACGCCGCaccgggcggcgccggcggcggcgagcatcAACATCTACGTCAACAACAACGTGCAGGGCGTCACCAACTCCGTGCTCGTCGGGAGCAGGGTGGTCATGAGAGACCCTGGAGCTCGCGTCGTGATCCCTGCTCGGCGtccgcgccgcgccggccgTCTCGGCTTTCGAAATCGAAAGCAACAGAAGCTGAAGacgaagatggcggcggcggcggcgatgtgggctgctgcggctgctgctgttaTGGTTTGCCTCGCCATTGCTGTTGTGATGCTTGGTGCGAACTGTAGGTAA
- the LOC100831073 gene encoding uncharacterized protein LOC100831073: protein MELLLLLLLLLTAAAVASGSGEPAHPGYTHTDEEGPSSCGVVKEEAAAAAAAAAVPERREEFDGGRIVDISHYYREEMPAFESAEGTAGFLRLARSMRNGSDIANFSELRLTAHSGTHVDAPGHVFEHYFDAGFDVDTLDLAVLNGPAMLVDVPRDSNITAGVMESLHIPKGVRRVLFRTLNTDRKLMWKKEFDPSYVGFMKDGAQWLIDNTDIQLVGVDYLSVGAYDECIPAHLVFLEKREVILVEALNLEHVTAGIYTLHCLPLRLRGAEGSPARCILIK from the exons atggagctcctcctcctcctgctacTCCTCCTcacggccgcggcggtggcctcAGGCTCAGGGGAACCGGCGCACCCGGGCTACACCCACACCGACGAGGAGGGGCCGTCCTCTTGCGGCGTAGtaaaggaggaggccgcggcggcagcggcagcggcagcggttCCGGAGCGGCGCGAGGAGTTCGACGGCGGGCGGATCGTGGACATCAGCCACTACTACCGGGAGGAGATGCCGGCGTTCGAGTCGGCGGAGGGCACGGCGGGGTTCCTGCGGCTGGCGCGGTCCATGCGCAACGGCTCCGACATCGCCAACTTCTCCGAGCTCCGCCTCACCGCGCATTCCGGCACGCACGTCGACGCGCCCGGCCACGTCTTCGAGCACTACTTCGACGCCGGCTTCGACGTCGACACGCTCGATCTCGCCGTCCTCAATG GGCCAGCGATGTTGGTTGATGTTCCTAGGGATAGCAACATTACAG CTGGTGTCATGGAATCCTTGCATATTCCTAAAGGTGTTCGTCGTGTTCTTTTTCGAACCTTAAACACCGATAG AAAGCTTATGTGGAAGAAAGAGTTTGATCCAAGTTATGTTGGCTTCATGAAGGATGGTGCTCAGTGGTTGATAGATAACACTGACATCCAACTAGTCG GAGTCGATTACTTGTCTGTGGGAGCATATGATGAATGTATTCCGGCTCATTTAGTTTTCCTTGAGAAAAGG GAAGTCATCCTTGTGGAAGCCTTAAACCTTGAACATGTTACGGCTGGAATATACACCTTGCATTGCTTGCCACTAAGGTTGCGCGGGGCTGAAGGATCTCCAGCAAGATGCATACTTATCAAATAA